From a single Fusobacterium ulcerans ATCC 49185 genomic region:
- a CDS encoding ABC transporter substrate-binding protein, producing MNFLRKYLLLLIFNFSLIFSFSSTTNDVENIFADEFGYQNEKTSEIPETLNILQGMRVSTIDPAMIKDNYSKRTIPLMYDTLFTFNKNGDIKPCLVKNYKWLNDRELSIELKTDIKFHDKSILTAKDVKDSLEYLKKNGTLKTFYSEITDIKVLNTKELIIKIAEKDSLFLTALTYEISSIAKRNEKGIIGTGPFSIKSFNGKTLKLERFPNYFNGISSIKKVNIGEEVNESQRLIALFNDKANIALDVTEKSLNNAKEYGIIDDDVAVEKSEETESTVLMFGNQKNYSIESRKAIESAVQRTADSFFPSTMFTPRLSKVNIDYNTSKAKENINKAGLKNKEVNIMVLNTNNSMEQAEKIKASLEKAGMKVNLLPHQIDSYYIKFQNKDFDLAIFNVAFNSNYTVFNLGKVLLYDIGDMEMYNALQPFLKIIKEEKDKEKRDQVFDKIVQLIYKDLPYIPISHGKTLIVGAEKYKYIKR from the coding sequence GTGAATTTTTTGAGAAAATATTTATTATTATTGATATTTAATTTTTCTTTGATCTTTAGCTTTAGCAGTACTACTAACGACGTAGAAAATATTTTTGCTGATGAATTTGGATATCAAAATGAAAAAACTAGTGAGATTCCTGAAACTTTGAATATTCTGCAGGGAATGAGAGTTTCAACCATTGATCCTGCCATGATAAAAGATAATTATTCTAAAAGGACTATTCCATTGATGTATGATACTCTTTTTACTTTTAATAAGAATGGAGATATAAAACCTTGCCTTGTTAAAAATTATAAATGGCTGAATGACAGAGAACTCTCTATAGAATTAAAAACTGATATAAAATTTCATGACAAAAGTATTCTTACTGCCAAAGATGTTAAAGATTCATTAGAATATCTGAAAAAAAATGGAACATTGAAAACTTTTTATTCTGAAATAACAGACATAAAAGTTTTAAACACAAAAGAACTAATAATAAAAATTGCTGAAAAAGACAGTCTTTTTTTAACTGCATTGACTTATGAAATTAGTTCTATAGCTAAAAGAAATGAAAAAGGAATAATTGGTACTGGTCCTTTTTCTATTAAAAGTTTTAATGGAAAAACTTTAAAGTTGGAAAGATTTCCCAATTATTTCAATGGAATTTCCAGTATAAAAAAAGTAAATATTGGAGAAGAAGTTAATGAAAGTCAAAGACTTATAGCTTTGTTTAATGACAAAGCTAATATTGCTTTAGATGTAACAGAAAAATCTCTAAATAATGCAAAAGAATATGGAATAATTGATGATGATGTTGCTGTTGAAAAAAGTGAAGAAACAGAAAGTACTGTTCTTATGTTTGGGAATCAAAAAAATTACTCTATTGAAAGTAGAAAGGCTATAGAAAGTGCTGTTCAAAGAACAGCTGACTCTTTTTTTCCTAGTACAATGTTTACTCCCAGACTTTCTAAAGTAAATATTGATTACAACACTTCAAAAGCTAAAGAAAATATAAATAAAGCAGGATTAAAAAATAAAGAAGTTAATATTATGGTTCTTAATACAAATAATAGTATGGAACAGGCTGAGAAAATAAAAGCCTCTCTTGAAAAGGCTGGAATGAAAGTAAACCTTCTGCCTCATCAAATAGATTCATACTATATTAAATTTCAGAACAAAGACTTTGATCTTGCTATTTTCAATGTTGCATTTAATAGCAATTATACTGTATTTAATCTAGGTAAAGTTCTTCTTTATGATATTGGAGATATGGAAATGTACAATGCTTTACAACCATTTCTCAAAATAATAAAAGAAGAAAAAGATAAAGAAAAAAGAGATCAAGTATTTGATAAAATAGTTCAACTTATTTATAAAGATCTTCCATATATTCCAATTTCTCATGGCAAGACTCTCATAGTAGGAGCTGAAAAATATAAATATATAAAAAGATAA
- a CDS encoding toxin-antitoxin system YwqK family antitoxin has translation MKKSKLLMIIMILCFSIFELSYSDNKRIEKIENKQIKNNIVYFKNESVPFTGEFRGPGINEEYKSGIRDGFFKGVISDEGKSFIYEGRYVEGIKHGQWVIKYLTGSNRAILRYNYDKPHGQWAYFYETNKIESYENFEDGILSGKVVSYDPKGNVKTQVTYKSGLLDGEAVFFHSPSVLDTTAIFSYGKLNGPLKMFSTDNVPLIEGAYKNNKRENTWKFFYKTGDIKTTVTYKNGLKDGKVIIYDKGGGIVLVSLFKNGDEIDDKGNVIEKNQPFKDGIVERFKKFNRNLKFEKYDKLLSEL, from the coding sequence TTGAAAAAATCAAAACTATTAATGATAATTATGATTTTATGTTTTAGTATATTCGAACTCTCATACTCTGATAACAAAAGGATAGAGAAAATCGAAAATAAACAGATAAAAAATAATATCGTCTATTTCAAAAATGAATCTGTCCCTTTTACTGGTGAATTCAGAGGTCCTGGCATCAATGAAGAGTATAAATCAGGGATAAGAGATGGATTTTTCAAAGGCGTTATTTCAGATGAAGGCAAAAGCTTCATCTATGAAGGTAGATATGTGGAGGGAATAAAACATGGTCAATGGGTTATTAAATATCTTACAGGAAGCAATAGAGCTATTCTTAGATATAACTATGATAAGCCACATGGTCAATGGGCATATTTCTATGAAACTAATAAAATAGAAAGTTATGAAAATTTTGAAGATGGCATTCTTTCTGGAAAAGTAGTAAGTTATGATCCAAAAGGAAATGTAAAAACACAAGTAACATACAAAAGTGGACTATTGGATGGAGAAGCTGTCTTCTTCCATAGTCCAAGTGTACTAGATACCACAGCTATTTTTTCATATGGAAAACTCAATGGTCCTCTAAAAATGTTTTCTACAGATAATGTCCCACTTATAGAGGGAGCTTATAAAAATAATAAAAGAGAGAATACTTGGAAATTTTTCTATAAAACAGGGGATATAAAAACTACTGTTACATATAAAAATGGATTAAAAGATGGAAAAGTCATCATTTATGATAAAGGGGGAGGAATAGTCCTTGTATCTTTATTTAAAAATGGAGATGAAATTGATGATAAGGGAAATGTAATTGAAAAAAATCAACCATTTAAAGATGGAATTGTAGAAAGATTTAAAAAATTCAACAGAAATCTAAAATTTGAAAAATATGATAAATTATTATCAGAACTTTAA
- a CDS encoding fimbria/pilus periplasmic chaperone: MKKIFVFFMTFIIGINLYALNFSVAPTSFKVELKKPVTQEVYIINNTPAPLRIETHLEAADSFENFNLNNDITVFPKMISIKPGAKQTIRFRIKPNPEMKDGEYRSLLIFKEVPKEIKTVITDNQNNKGLSTELTFITEVAIGVSGIKGKPVIDGTVQDVKATYAGKVLSLQCNTISKGNTAMRINYILENENGNIISEGRFGTSARSGEKKLFTNIEIPELKAKKIKLILKNQDNKIIYAGTNSL, translated from the coding sequence GTGAAAAAAATATTTGTATTTTTTATGACTTTTATCATTGGAATCAATTTATATGCCCTTAATTTTTCTGTAGCTCCTACAAGTTTTAAAGTTGAACTTAAAAAACCTGTAACTCAGGAAGTGTATATAATCAATAATACTCCTGCTCCTTTAAGAATAGAAACACATTTGGAAGCTGCTGATTCTTTTGAAAATTTTAATTTAAATAATGATATCACTGTTTTTCCTAAAATGATATCTATCAAACCTGGTGCTAAACAAACTATAAGATTCAGAATAAAACCCAACCCAGAAATGAAAGATGGTGAATACAGAAGTTTATTAATATTTAAAGAAGTTCCCAAAGAAATAAAAACTGTAATCACTGATAATCAAAATAATAAGGGATTATCTACAGAACTTACTTTTATTACAGAAGTAGCAATAGGTGTGTCAGGTATTAAGGGAAAACCTGTAATTGATGGTACAGTACAAGATGTAAAAGCAACTTATGCTGGAAAAGTTCTTTCTCTTCAATGTAATACTATTTCAAAAGGTAATACTGCTATGAGAATAAACTATATATTAGAAAATGAAAATGGTAATATTATTTCTGAAGGAAGATTTGGAACAAGTGCAAGATCTGGTGAAAAAAAACTTTTCACTAATATAGAAATTCCTGAATTAAAAGCAAAAAAAATAAAGCTTATATTAAAAAATCAAGATAATAAAATTATTTATGCTGGAACAAATTCTTTATAA
- a CDS encoding fimbria/pilus periplasmic chaperone — translation MKKLLLFLFLISISIISYSFNFSVMPTIFAVDLTKVSTNEVYLTNNTADPLRIEIYPESDSDFSEKYTLNSNIVIFPKVVAIKPGATQTVRFRIKASPNMEKGEYKSLLTFRELEQNIKTAQTGEDNRVNETIGTNITMLTEVSISVFGQNGEGRIKGSLSDIKINYNNNYINISSMSNSEGDTSLKFFYKINILNSNLETNGLFGLTLRNGKAPISVSIPGKNLKGKKAEITIVDQDGKIYYKKIHTL, via the coding sequence ATGAAAAAACTCTTATTATTTTTATTTCTAATTAGTATTTCTATTATTTCATATTCTTTTAATTTTTCAGTAATGCCTACAATTTTCGCAGTAGATTTAACTAAAGTATCTACTAATGAAGTTTATCTTACTAATAATACAGCTGATCCTCTAAGAATTGAAATATATCCTGAAAGTGATTCTGATTTTAGTGAAAAATATACTTTAAATTCTAATATTGTAATATTTCCAAAAGTTGTAGCTATAAAGCCTGGAGCTACTCAAACTGTTAGATTTAGAATAAAAGCTTCTCCCAATATGGAAAAAGGCGAATATAAAAGTCTTCTTACTTTTAGAGAACTTGAACAAAATATAAAAACTGCTCAAACTGGAGAGGACAACAGAGTTAATGAAACAATTGGAACAAATATAACTATGTTGACTGAAGTTAGTATAAGTGTATTTGGACAAAATGGAGAAGGTCGCATTAAAGGAAGCCTTTCTGACATAAAAATCAATTATAATAATAATTATATAAATATTTCTTCCATGAGCAATTCTGAAGGAGACACTTCTTTAAAATTTTTTTATAAAATAAATATATTAAATTCTAATTTAGAAACAAATGGATTGTTTGGCCTTACTTTAAGGAATGGAAAAGCACCTATTAGTGTTTCTATTCCAGGGAAAAATTTGAAAGGTAAAAAGGCTGAAATTACTATTGTAGATCAGGATGGAAAAATATATTATAAAAAAATTCATACTCTTTAA
- a CDS encoding fimbria/pilus periplasmic chaperone: MKKIIYFATLLILSLNIYALNFSVFPTGFRFSLDKVITEEVTITNSTSSPLRLEAFTESDLEFSEKYNINSNITVFPKTISIKPGERQIVRFRVKPTSDIGDGEYKSYLTFKEIPGKIKTTVPEKNVNGTNIAIQTEISIGIFGEKGTPNVKGSLSAVSLTYNGTHLNLHFLSLSEGNTSIKFFYSLEILNSNLKSEGFLGISARNGEKEISLMMEAPEKLKGKKAKLVITDQDGKVYYDKVHNL; encoded by the coding sequence ATGAAAAAAATTATTTATTTCGCAACACTTCTAATTCTTTCACTTAATATCTATGCTTTAAATTTTTCTGTTTTTCCTACTGGATTTCGATTTAGCTTAGATAAAGTAATTACAGAAGAAGTCACTATTACCAATAGTACTTCATCTCCTTTAAGATTAGAGGCTTTTACTGAATCAGATCTTGAATTTAGTGAAAAATATAATATAAATTCTAACATAACAGTTTTTCCAAAAACTATATCTATAAAACCAGGTGAAAGGCAAATAGTAAGATTCAGAGTAAAACCTACTTCTGATATAGGAGATGGAGAATATAAAAGTTATCTCACATTTAAAGAAATTCCTGGAAAAATAAAAACAACAGTGCCAGAAAAAAATGTTAATGGAACAAACATTGCAATACAAACTGAAATAAGTATTGGAATATTTGGAGAAAAAGGAACTCCTAATGTTAAAGGTTCTCTTTCAGCTGTAAGTTTAACATATAATGGAACCCATTTAAATCTTCATTTTTTATCTTTATCAGAAGGAAACACTTCTATTAAGTTCTTTTATTCTTTAGAAATTTTAAATTCCAATTTAAAATCAGAAGGTTTTTTAGGAATCTCTGCTAGAAATGGAGAAAAAGAAATTTCTTTAATGATGGAAGCTCCAGAAAAATTAAAAGGTAAAAAAGCCAAGTTAGTAATTACTGACCAAGATGGAAAAGTATATTATGATAAAGTTCATAATTTATAA
- a CDS encoding spore coat protein U domain-containing protein, translating to MKKLLLLAGILAISGVTFSAGMSDSADLNVKAQIIKPLKVTTAPVDFGILTQGQENATEEKAGEIRIEGEKGKVVSIELENLVAPNVLGHNSGVTLVNTNNKDSTLNAILYSIDKYRNGEARIAIGTVFKDNFAIEENNSLVFPVTGIIKTVPEKAAPGTYNGTITVNVRYNFDGSLEPQK from the coding sequence ATGAAAAAATTATTATTGTTAGCTGGTATATTAGCAATATCAGGAGTTACTTTTAGTGCTGGAATGTCTGATAGTGCTGATTTAAATGTTAAAGCTCAAATTATTAAACCATTAAAAGTTACTACTGCACCTGTAGATTTTGGCATATTAACTCAAGGCCAAGAAAATGCCACTGAAGAAAAAGCAGGTGAAATAAGGATTGAAGGCGAAAAAGGAAAAGTAGTTTCTATTGAATTGGAAAACCTTGTAGCACCAAATGTTTTAGGACATAATAGTGGTGTGACATTAGTTAATACAAATAATAAAGATTCTACTTTAAATGCAATTCTTTATTCAATAGATAAATATAGAAATGGTGAAGCAAGAATAGCTATTGGAACTGTTTTTAAAGATAACTTTGCTATAGAAGAGAATAATTCATTAGTTTTTCCTGTTACAGGAATTATTAAAACTGTTCCTGAAAAGGCAGCTCCTGGTACTTATAATGGAACAATCACAGTTAATGTTAGATATAACTTTGATGGTTCACTTGAACCACAAAAATAA
- a CDS encoding fimbria/pilus periplasmic chaperone, which yields MKKLLFIVLLLNLSILSYSLNFSVAPTGFSVELNKPSTQEITILNNTTEPLRLDAVFQTDSDFGEKYNLNSTLTIFPKTISLKPAGKQTVRFRVKPDSSIQDGEYTSLLTFTEIPGEIKTVSSNNKNNVSSNLNFITKISISVYGYKGNLIHKGTLSNLNLDYNGNSAIISASSFSEGNTSLKFSYNLKVQGSDTEISGLFGISAREGKKDISLSTQLGPNLKGKKAKLVITDQNGKVYYDKVHTL from the coding sequence ATGAAAAAATTACTTTTTATTGTATTATTATTAAATCTTTCTATTTTATCATATTCGCTTAATTTCTCTGTAGCTCCCACAGGATTTTCAGTAGAATTAAATAAACCTTCTACTCAAGAAATTACTATTTTAAACAATACAACTGAACCACTAAGATTAGATGCAGTTTTTCAAACTGATTCTGATTTTGGAGAGAAATACAATCTTAATTCTACTCTTACTATTTTTCCTAAAACAATATCTTTAAAACCTGCTGGGAAGCAAACAGTAAGATTTAGAGTAAAACCTGATTCATCTATTCAAGATGGGGAATATACAAGTTTACTTACTTTTACTGAAATTCCTGGAGAAATAAAAACTGTTTCCTCTAACAATAAAAATAATGTTTCTTCAAACCTAAATTTTATTACGAAAATTAGTATTAGTGTTTATGGATATAAAGGAAATCTTATACACAAAGGAACTTTATCAAATCTAAATTTAGATTATAATGGGAACTCTGCAATTATTTCAGCTTCTTCATTTTCAGAAGGAAATACCTCTTTAAAATTTTCATATAATTTAAAAGTGCAGGGTTCTGATACTGAAATATCTGGATTGTTTGGAATTTCAGCTAGAGAAGGTAAAAAAGATATAAGTTTATCAACGCAGTTAGGTCCTAATTTAAAAGGAAAAAAGGCAAAATTGGTAATCACTGATCAAAATGGAAAAGTATATTATGATAAAGTACATACTTTATAA
- a CDS encoding sensor domain-containing diguanylate cyclase: MYNAALKILYPDNSHIDTAMNNLKTRENFSYDLIKYHDLKDEDIEKAGILLVLHSDGYEAEKLKKLMKTNTILIYILEHSILTSNDALFNFADDIWFSSLSENEILFRMEKIVDGVKLKKDKNLAENYLNTLINSIPDMVWFKDNRGIHLKVNDAFCNIIGKSREKIEGQDHFTIWDIPRPEYEKGGYICMESEEDVRKAGKTILLYEKVKNRNGFRRLNTYKSPLYDEDGEMMGTVGIAHDITDLENIDIELQLIINTMQFAILICNNNGEIINVNNKFVEYFNIEKDVIVKHNYRNWLKESLTLVTTTDKNGCFECNNQKNSKLQILSCHEKIILDTFQKEIGKLCIFRDITKERELESKLIHTSNTDYLTGLYNRRYLYEYIKHFKKVNQITILYMDLDNFKSINDIYGHQVGDEILVLTSSILKKIFPEDLIARIGGDEFLIVSLGEWDIEKIMDKASLVIKDLKEAYINKTNFIHLSSSIGITTAYNKVIDLDKLIKQSDVALYEAKRRGKSQIYFLPFE; this comes from the coding sequence ATGTACAATGCAGCTTTAAAAATTTTGTACCCTGACAACTCTCATATTGATACAGCAATGAATAACTTAAAAACGAGAGAAAATTTTAGTTATGATTTAATCAAATATCATGATTTAAAAGATGAAGATATTGAAAAAGCTGGTATTCTTTTAGTTCTTCATTCTGATGGCTATGAAGCAGAAAAATTAAAAAAACTTATGAAAACTAATACAATATTAATCTATATCCTAGAGCATAGTATTCTCACTTCTAATGATGCTCTTTTTAATTTTGCAGATGATATCTGGTTTTCTTCACTATCTGAAAATGAAATACTATTTAGAATGGAAAAAATAGTTGATGGAGTAAAGCTGAAAAAAGATAAAAATCTAGCTGAAAATTATCTTAACACACTAATAAATAGTATTCCTGATATGGTATGGTTTAAAGATAACAGAGGTATTCATCTAAAAGTTAATGACGCTTTTTGTAATATCATAGGAAAATCAAGGGAAAAAATAGAGGGACAGGATCACTTCACTATCTGGGATATTCCAAGGCCTGAGTATGAAAAAGGTGGATATATCTGTATGGAAAGTGAGGAAGATGTTCGTAAAGCTGGAAAGACTATTTTATTATATGAAAAAGTAAAAAATAGAAATGGATTCCGTCGTCTGAATACATATAAATCTCCTTTATATGATGAAGATGGAGAGATGATGGGAACTGTAGGAATAGCCCATGACATCACTGATTTAGAAAATATTGATATAGAGCTGCAGCTTATTATCAATACTATGCAGTTTGCAATATTGATTTGCAATAATAATGGTGAAATAATCAATGTTAATAATAAGTTTGTTGAATATTTTAATATTGAAAAAGATGTTATTGTTAAACATAACTACAGAAATTGGTTAAAAGAAAGTTTAACTTTAGTTACTACAACAGATAAAAATGGATGTTTTGAATGTAATAATCAAAAAAATTCAAAGCTTCAGATATTAAGTTGTCATGAAAAAATAATTTTAGATACATTCCAGAAAGAAATAGGAAAATTGTGTATTTTCCGTGATATAACTAAAGAAAGAGAATTAGAAAGCAAACTCATTCATACTTCTAATACTGATTATCTCACTGGATTATACAATCGTCGTTACTTATATGAATATATAAAGCACTTTAAAAAAGTCAATCAAATCACTATTTTATATATGGATCTTGATAATTTTAAATCTATAAATGATATATATGGACATCAAGTGGGAGATGAAATATTAGTACTTACCTCATCTATTCTTAAAAAAATTTTTCCAGAAGATTTAATAGCTCGTATTGGAGGAGATGAATTTCTCATAGTTTCATTGGGAGAATGGGATATAGAAAAAATAATGGATAAAGCTTCTCTTGTAATCAAAGACTTGAAAGAAGCTTACATAAATAAAACTAACTTCATTCATTTGAGTTCAAGTATAGGTATAACTACAGCTTATAACAAAGTTATTGACTTAGACAAACTTATCAAACAAAGTGATGTAGCTCTCTATGAAGCAAAAAGAAGAGGAAAATCACAAATTTATTTCTTACCATTTGAATAA
- a CDS encoding DNA-3-methyladenine glycosylase has translation MILNREFYIRDAVTVAKELLGKVLVKKRGRKLFKGRITEVEAYMGAEDKASHSYNNRRTSRTEVMYKEGGYSYVFLIYGMYDCFNVTASVKDNPQAVLIRGVEPIENKELMMAERKVKKEKDISNGPGKLTKALGITKEDNGIDLTGKKTLWIEDDGYVPEKITETTRIGIDYAEEDALKPWRFYITNSIYVSKKIEVKKKEVKI, from the coding sequence ATGATATTAAATAGAGAGTTTTATATAAGAGATGCTGTGACTGTGGCAAAGGAACTTTTAGGTAAGGTATTGGTTAAGAAGAGGGGAAGAAAACTCTTTAAGGGGAGAATAACAGAGGTAGAAGCATACATGGGAGCAGAGGATAAAGCAAGTCATTCATATAATAACAGAAGAACAAGCAGAACAGAAGTTATGTACAAAGAGGGAGGATATTCCTATGTGTTTTTAATCTATGGTATGTATGATTGCTTTAATGTAACTGCTTCTGTAAAAGATAATCCTCAAGCTGTTCTTATCAGAGGAGTAGAGCCTATTGAAAATAAAGAACTGATGATGGCTGAAAGAAAAGTAAAAAAAGAAAAGGATATATCTAATGGACCAGGGAAATTAACAAAGGCATTAGGAATAACAAAAGAAGATAATGGAATTGATTTAACAGGTAAAAAAACTCTTTGGATAGAAGATGATGGATATGTTCCAGAGAAAATAACTGAAACTACCAGAATAGGAATAGATTACGCTGAAGAAGATGCTCTGAAACCTTGGAGATTCTATATAACAAACAGCATTTATGTATCTAAAAAAATAGAAGTAAAGAAAAAAGAAGTCAAAATATAA